One region of Pecten maximus unplaced genomic scaffold, xPecMax1.1, whole genome shotgun sequence genomic DNA includes:
- the LOC117319829 gene encoding (Lyso)-N-acylphosphatidylethanolamine lipase-like, giving the protein MNMPCRFLATVFRSYLDALMHTLGLLLGWFAPSNWISWKPTSMAQLAQAENKLLQCVKHAINRRFVILPRTQHRIWTISVNEDAGRTGKTPVTPIVLVHGFGGGIGLWAQNLNSLAKNAPVYAFDVLGFGQSARPSFSKNAAMAEMQFVDSVEEWRKEMKLDNFILLGHSFGGYIASSFAIKYPESVKHLVLVDPWGFPEQPPEHQRRKLPFWIKLSVAVMSPFNPLAAIRVAGPMGKSLVRNFRPDLKLRFSEEDEDDTIFDYIYHCNAQTPSGETAFKTMTQGIGWAKRPMIHRVTDISDDVPITMIYGAKSWMDSNTGNLVKYLRNTSYVDVQVVKGAGHHVYADQPAPFNTLVAQICDMVDRGILPVKSNSPKYKPRRTTSESSPDVDIVKPDTIPSSL; this is encoded by the exons GCTAGGATGGTTTGCACCAAGTAATTGGATATCATGGAAACCAACTTCAATGGCTCAGCTTGCTCAAGCAGAAAATAAACTTTTGCAGT GTGTGAAGCATGCTATTAACAGGAGGTTTGTCATACTACCACGGACCCAGCACAGGATCTGGACAATTTCCGTGAACGAAGACGCAGGGAGGACAGGCAAGACTCCTGTCACACCCATTGTCCTTGTGCATGGTTTTGGCGGAGGAATAGGACTCTGGGCTCAAAACTTGAATTCTTTAGCAAAGAATGCACCCGTATATGCATTTGATGTGCTGGGGTTTGGTCAAAGTGCCAGGCCGAGCTTCAGCAAAAATGCAGCCATGGCAGAAATGCAATTTGTGGATTCAGTAGAGGAATGgcgaaaagaaatgaaattggATAACTTCATATTATTAGGACATAGTTTTGGCGGTTATATAGCTTCTTCCTTTGCCATCAAATATCCAGAAAGTGTTAAACATTTGGTGCTTGTTGACCCCTggggttttcctgaacaacctCCTGAACATCAGAGAAGGAAACTGCCTTTCTGGATCAAACTTTCTGTAGCAGTTATGTCTCCATTTAATCCACTGGCGGCCATACGTGTAGCTGGTCCTATGG GTAAAAGTCTTGTTCGGAACTTTCGACCCGATTTAAAATTGAGGTTTTCTGAGGAGGATGAAGATGACACgatatttgattatatttaccattgtaatGCACAAACACCGAG TGGGGAGACAGCCTTCAAAACGATGACACAGGGAATTGGCTGGGCAAAGCGACCTATGATACACAGAGTGACAGATATCTCCGACGATGTTCCCATCACGATGATCTACGGAGCCAAGTCGTGGATGGACAGCAACACTGGAAACCTTGTGAAGTACCTACGGAACACAAGCTATGTAGATGTACAG GTGGTGAAGGGGGCAGGCCACCATGTTTATGCCGACCAGCCAGCACCGTTCAACACTCTTGTAGCACAGATCTGCGATATGGTAGACAGaggtatcttacctgtaaaATCCAACAGTCCAAAGTACAAACCAAGACGTACTACAAGTGAAAGTTCTCCAGACGTAGACATAGTCAAGCCAGATACAATACCTAGTTCACTATAG